DNA sequence from the bacterium genome:
GGGCGTCGCCGGCTGGGAGGGACCCTATCTCGGCGACGGCACGCCCGACCAGGCCACCGCGGTGGCCGAGGACGCCTGGCACGCGTCCTACCTCTACGACCTCGCGCCGCACACGAATCCCGCCGGGGCCGCCGACGCGGTCGTCGCCAGCGGGGGCACGAGCCTGTCCGTGGACTCGGGCGCGGTGGGCGGCACCTGGAACTTCACGGCCGCGACCGACGACATCGTCGTCGCGGTGGTCACCGCCGCGGTCGATCGCGAGCGCCGGCAGGCCTGCGAGGGCGAGCTGGCCGTCCTGGGCGAGGGCGCCCGGCGCCATTTCGGCGACGTCGCGGCCTTCCCCGCCGCCGTGGCCGACCTGGCCGACGGCTACGTCGACCCCGGACTCGGCAACGACGCCTTCATCGACCCGTGGCGGAACGCGTACGCGGCCGCCACCGACTGGAGCGGCGCCCATCCGCCCACCTGGGTCGTGCGCAGCGCCGGTCCGAACCGGGTCGACGAGGCCGGCGGCGGCGACGACATCGTGCTCACGGTGGGCTCGGACGTTCCGGGCCGCGACACCACCGACTACCGGCTGCGCATCGCGCAGACCGTGCTGAACGGGGCGCCCGCCCTGGCCCTTTCGGGAACCTGGGCGGGGGGCGACCGCGCCGCGCTGGGCATGGCCCCGGTGTTCGACCGGGACGGTTGGGGGCGGCCCTTCCAGGTCAACGTCGCCAGCCGCAGCGTCTACTCGTCCGGCCCGGATGGCAACGTGGCCACCACGACCGACAACGTCCCGGTGGGGATCGGACCTTGAGGAGCGAACGTTGAGCAAGAAGACGGGATTCTGCCTGCACGACGACGGCGCCACGACGACGCTCGTCGAACTGCAGCCCATGCGGGGATCGTGGCGTGTCGAGACGTTCGCCCGGGTCGCGTCGACGCCGGGTCCGGACGCGGCCACCGTGGCGCGCATCCGGCGCTCCCGGCCGTCGGTGGTGGTCATGGTGCCCGACGAGGTCATCCGCCACGCCGTCGTGACGCTGCCCGCCCTGCGGGGCAAGGCCCTCGAGCGGGCGCTCGCCGGCAGCATCGCCCGCGACCAGGGCGGCGAGGCCCACGACTGGCGCCTGGCCTACCGCAGCCTCGCCGAGGTGGAGAAGACGCGGGCGGGTGCGCGCCAGAACCAGTTCCTGGTCTTCGCGAACCGCGCCGAGCTGGCCGCCGGCCTCGATCCGCTGGTGGCCCGGGGCATCGCCCCGACGGGCGTCCAGGCCGAGTACCTGGCCCTGGACCAGTTCTTCCGCCGCCACGGGCCGGAGCTGGCCGAACTGAAGGCCTGGAACCTGGTCTTCGTCGGCCGCCGGCGGCAGTTCCTCGTCATCGGGACCCGTGAGATCCCGCTCCTGGTGCGGCCCCTGCCGGAAGACCTTTCCGGCGGCGCGAACCGCGACGAGTACGTGGGCCGGGTGGCCACCGAGATCGAACGCTCGCTCCACTTCGCCCGCCAGATCGATCCGGCCCCGGACATCGGGCGCATCGTCATCGCGGGCGATCCGGCCATGGTCGCGCCGCTCGTGGCGCAGGTGGGCGGGCACGGCGACACGCCGGTGGTCGCCTGGGACCTGGCGCAACACTTCACCACGGGGCCCCACGACGTCCAGCCGGACGACCTGCTGCTCCTGGCCGGGGCGGCGCTGGGGCTGGGGCGCCTCGAGTTCGACCTGCTCGAGCGGCGTTCGCGCTGGCGCCTGGGACGCGAGTCGCGGCGGCGCCTGCAGGTGGCGTCGGTGGCCGCGGCCACGGTGGCGCTGCCGCTGCTCACCGCGGGCGGCCTGCTCACGGCGCGGATCCAGCAGTCGTACCTGGCCGAGGCGCGCGGGCGTCTGGGCGAGGCCACCGAGCGGGCCCGGGCCGCCGAGGCGGTCTACGCCACGCAGAAGGTGCTCCTGGCCCGGGAGAACCGCATGGCCGAGGTCGCCGGCGACAAGCCCGACCTGGAGGCCGTGCTCGTGCGCCTCGCCGACCTGACGCCCGACCCGGTGACCTTCGACGCGGTGACGGTCCAGGAGCGGTCGAGCAGCCACTTCCTGCTGACCATCGAGGGGACCAGCGCGGCCGCGACGAGCGCCGAGGCCCAGGCCGCCTTCATGACCTTCCTGGCGAATCTCGACGAGGCCAGTTTCCTGCTGCGCCGCTCCGAGCCGCGCCTGCTGCGCCTGATGCCCGCGGAGAGCGCGCGGTCGGACCGGCGCACGAGCCGCTTCCAGATGGACCTGATCCTCAAACGGCGCACGCCGGAGCCCGAGGGGGAAACGCTGTGATGACGAAGTTGACGGGGATCCGCACCTGGGCCGCCGGTCACCGCTGGCTCCTGCTGGGGGTCTGGGTCGCGCTGCTGCTGTGGGCGGGCTTCGCGACCTGGCTGAAGGTCGCGGGGCAACACCGGGAGATCGTCGAGCTCGAGACGCGGCTCGCCGACCTGGACCGCTGGAACGTGGCGGGCCTGTGGCTGTCGCGCAGCCTGGCCGGCCGCGAACGCGACGTGGCCCGGCGCTGGGACGAGCTCTTCCCCGGCGAGCGGAACCGCGAGGAACTCTTCCTGGCCCTGGCCGGCATCGCCGACAGCAGCGGGGTGCGGGACTTCGAACTGGCCGAGCGGGTGGTGGCCGAGGCGGAAGCGGTCACGGCCGACGCTGCCGACGACGACATGATGATGGACGAGCCGGACCAGGCCCCGGTCGAGAGCTTCCGGGTCGCGGCGCGCTTCCGCGGCCACTACGGCCAGGTGGCCCGCTTCCTCGGCGGTCTGAACGGGATCGAACGGGCCGTGAGCCTGCACAACCTCGCCATCCGGCCGTCGCTGGACGTGGTCGAGGTCGAACTGGAGTTGGACTTCTATGTCAGCAAACGCATCGATTCTTAGCCGCCGCCCGGTCATCGCGGTCGTGCTCGTCCTGTTGGCGGTCGTGGTGTGGGCGAACGCCCGCACCTTCGGGCCCCGCCGGGTCGCGAGCCGGGACCGCCACGTCCGGGTGCAGGCCGCGCCGCCCTTCCCCACCGACGTGGGCGAGGTCCTGCGGCGGGCCGACGCGTCCCCGGGCGCCGAGGCGTCGCGGGCCCCCCTGCCGGACCTGCGCCGCGATCCGTTCGTCTACGGCGCGGCGGCCCCGGCGACCGTGGCCGTGGCGAAACCGGAACCGTCCCGCCGGGCCGCGCGGTCCGGGGAACCGGTCTGCGAGGCGGTGTTCCCCGGCGGACGCGATCCTCTCGCGGTCATCGGCGGCCGGCCCTGCCGCCTGGGCGACCGCGTCGAGGGCTGGACCCTGGTCCATATCGGCATCGACGGCGTGCGCCTCGCGCGCGGCGACCGCGAACGGCAACTGAAGGTTGGAGAGACGACGGACGTGGCGACCCATCATCTGGTCACCAGCGTGCGAAGCGACGAACAGGGAGGCCGGACGCGTCTGGCCGATCCGGAAAGGAACGATCCATGACCCGCAACCCCGTTTCCCGCCGCGGACGGATCCCGGCGATCCTCCTGGCCGCGCTGCTGCCGGTGCTGCTCGGCGGTGTCCCGACCGCGGCCCCGGCCGCCCCGGCCGCCGCCGACGCCCCGGCGCCGGCGTGGGACGCCGACATCCCGCCGGTGACCCTCGTGACCAACGGCTGGGTCGACGTCCGCGAGATCCTGCGTCACGTGGCCGAGAACACCGGCCTGGGCCTGCAGATGGCCCCCGACGTGTCGGGCCAGGTGAACGTGCACCTGGAGAAGGTGGCCGCGGGCAAGGCCCTCGACGCGCTCACCGATCCGGTCGGTCTGGGCTACGAGGTCGTCGACGGCGTCCTGATCGTCTACCGCGACATGATGGTCTCGCGCTGGCTCACCTTCGACTACCCGGTGACCGAGCGCCAGGGCCGCGGCGAGCTCGAGGTGAGCCCGAGCAGCGAGGGCCTGACCGGCGGCTCGTCGGGCGGCTCGTCCGGCGGCGGCGACGGCGAGAACCAGAACAGCAGCAACGTGACGAGCAGCACGGTCATGTCGGTGTGGCCCCACGTGGTCGAGGCCCTGGCGGCCTCGATCTTCCCGGGCGACTACGTCGAGCGTTCGCGGGGGAGCGGGGCCGACACGCCGGCCCTCAACGCCTTCGATGCCGACGGGCGCATGCTCGTGGTGCACCCCATGGCCGGCCTCGTGCAGGTGACGGCCGAATCGGCCCGGGTCGAGCGGGCGGCCGAGCTGCTCGAGCGGCTCAAGGAGTCGCTGCTGCGCCAGGTCGCCATCGAGGTGCGCATCATGGAGGTGTACCTGAACGCCGACACGCAGACGGGCATCAACTGGTCGACCCTGCTCGACGGGGAGTTCCAGGCGAACCTCCAGAGCCTCGACACGGCCGCCAACATCGGCCAGGAGTTCCTGCAGCTGAAGGTCGACTCGAAGCACGTCAGCGGCGTCATGCAGGCCATCAGCACCAACGGCGAGCTGCACACCGTGAGCACGCCGCGGGTGACGACGCTCAACAACCAGAAGGCCATCGTGCGCGTGGTGCGCGAGGACGTGTACTACCTCTCGGAGGTGGAGCCCGTGATCGTCACCAACGGCGTGGCCACCGAGCCGGTCATCAACTACACGCCGGTCTCCGTGCCGGTGGGCGTGGTGCTCGACGTGACGCCGCAGGTGGGCCGCGACCGCATGATCACCCTGAACGTGCACCCGACCATCTCCGACGTGGTGGGCACGGCCGTCAGCCCCAACGAGGACACGGCGCCGATCCTGTCGGTGCGCGAGCTCGACACGGTGGGCAAGGTGCGGGACGGCGAGACGCTGATCATCGCGGGCCTGATCTCCAGCCGCGAGAACCGGGTGCGCAGCGGCGTCCCGGTGCTCAAGGACCTGCCCCTGCTCGGCTACCTCTTCGGCAGCACCTCGGTGCGCAAGCAGAACATCGAACTCGTGGTGCTGCTCACGCCCCGCATCATGGAGGGCGCGGCGGCCGACGCGGTGGCCCGCACCACGCGCGAGGAACTGGAAGGCCGCATGTAGCGGCCGCCGGCGGGAGTCGGGACAGGGATGAAGGAACGAGGCCCCGCGCGATCCGCGCGGGGCCTCGTGGCGTCGGAACGCCGGGGCTAGCGGATCGTCACCACCGAGCCGATGTCGTCGCCGAGGATCTCCTCGACGGTCCCGTCGGCGAAGGCGGTCTCCCAGGTGCCGTTGGGGCCCGGGCTGAGCACGAGCACCTTGTGGCGGAGGGTGCCGTTGTAGCCGCCGCCGGGCGCGTAGCGGACGTTGATCACGTAGGCGTTGCCCCAGGGATCGTTGAAGTCGTAGCGGTCGATGTAGGGACCGCGCCACGACTGCTGGCCGGTGGTCGGCCAGTCCTGGTTGTTCTGGTCGGCGCCGTTGCCGGTCAGCGACGAGTCGTCGTCCGGGTTGTTGTAGTAGAGGTAGTCGCCGAGGGGCTTGGTCGTGCCGTAGGTGCCCCAGCGGCCGGCGTTCTGGCCGTGACCGGCGCCGGTGCCGGTGGCGACGCTGGTGCTGCTCGTCACCCGCGCGACGCCGTTGCCGGACGGGCCGTTGACGTTGGTGTACGGCCAGGTACCCGTGTCCTTGTAGTAGCTGAGGACCGCGGCCGCGATGACCTCGGCCTCGTTCTCCGCCTTGGCGAGCTTCGCGTCCTCGAGGTGACGGAACACCATGGGGCTGAGCGCGGCGGCGAAGATGGCGACGATGGCCACGGCGATCACGATTTCGATCAGCGTAAAGCCTTGCCGATTCAGGAGCTTGCGGTTCATGAGCCAGATCCTTTCAAAGGGGTCCCCGGTCCGTGGGGCGTTCAAGGGACTTGCCGGCGGCCCTAACCCACCGGTTGGAGACGCGGTTCTCTGGCTCCATTTTCGGAAATTCCTCAGGTCGCTTTAGGGGAAAAAGCGAGGGGCGGGGTAGGCGAAAACGGGCGCCCGCAGGGGCGCCCGTCTTCATGTCCACGTAAGGGCGGGTTCCAGCTCAGTCGATGCCCCGCGGATGCGACGCGTACACCGCCGCCTGGTCCTGGGGCATGATGAGCATGTCCTGGATGTTCACGTGGGGCGGCCGCGTGGCGCAGAAGAGCACCGCCTCGGCGATGTCCACGGCGGTCAGGGGCGGGAAGTTCCGGTACGTCTGGCCGGCGCGCGCGGTGTCGCCGCGGAAGCGCACCTCGCTGAACTCGGTTTCCACCAGGCCGGGATCGACCGACGACGCCTTGACCAGGGTGCCGAGCAGGTCGATGCGCATGCCCTGGGTGAGGGCCCGCACCGCGTGCTTGGTGGCGCAGTAGACGTTGCCGCCGGGGTAGACCTGGCGCCCCGCCACCGAGCCGATGTTGATGACGTGGCCGCGGTCGCGGGCGACCATGCCGGGCATCACCGCGCGGCTCACCCACAGCAGGCCCTTCACGTTGGTGTCGATCATCTCCTCCCAGTCGAGGAACTTCCCCTCCTGGACCTTGTCGAGGCCCCGGCTCAGGCCCGCGTTGTTGACGAGGACGTCGATCTCCGCCCAGGCCGCCGGCAGGCCGGCCACCGCGGCGTCGACCTGCTCGCGCTCGCGCACGTCGAGCTCGAGCAGGTGGGTCTCGGTGCCGTGGGCCGTGGCCAGTGTGGCCGCCAGGCCCTCGAGGCGCTCGCGGCGGCGGGCGGCCAGGATGAGCCGCGCCCCCTCGCGGGCGAAGGCGTGGGCGCAGGCCTCGCCGATGCCGGCGCTGGCCCCGGTGATCATCACGATGCGGGATTTCAGCATGTCGCGCTCCCTGGTCAGTTGGCGGCGCCCGCGTCCGGTGCCGGTTCCGGCTCGCGGGCGTCGTCCTGCTTCTCGGCCACGAGCTTCAGGCGGTTCAGGCCGTCCTCGAACATGGGCCCGACCATCGGGTCCATCATGAGGCCGAAGTAGCGGTTGAAGGGGTTGGCCCCGTTGTCGCCGACCATGGTCCAGACGACCTCGGTGGCGCTGCCGGCCCGGTTGTAGACGATGGTGCTCCGCGACGGGTACTTGCCGCCGTCGAAGGCCATGTCGTAGGCGATGCCCCACTCGGGTTCGCTGCGGGTGAAGGTGAGTTCGCCCCCGCCGCTGTCGCCGCTCCAGCTCTGGTGCGCGCCCACGCCGCTGCGGAGCTCGCCGTAGGTGATCGCCATGGTCGGATCGGACTTGGCCCAGGGTGTCCAGTCGGGCCAGGCGTCGAGATCTCCCACGAGGGCGTGGATGCGCTCGGGCGCCGCGTTGATGGTCACGCGGCGCTCGACGGTGTACTCGCGCGGCAGCAGGAAGCCCACCGCCACGACCACGAGGGTCGCCAGCACAACCCCGATCAGGATCAGTCTGAGCACGGGTTTCATGGTTCGGTCTCCTCGGTCCTAGTCGAGCCAGCGCGTGAGCCAGGCCATGACTTCCTCGTGCCACTGGATCGAGTTCCGGGGCTTCAGCACCCAGTGGTTCTCGTCCGGGAAGTAGAGCAGCCGCGCCGGGATGCCCTGGCGCCGCAGCGCCGTGAAGGTGCTCAGGCCCTGCGTGTCGACCACGCGGTAGTCCAGGGCGCCGTGCACGACGAGGGTCGGCACGTGCCAGTTCTGCACGTAGTCGATGGGGTTGTGCTTGCCGTACCCGTTCCCCTCGGACCAGGGCGTGCCGCCGTGCTCCCACTCGGGGAACCACAGCTCCTCGGTGTCGAAGTAGGCCATCTGCTCGTCGAGGTTGCCGTCGTGGTTCACGAAGGCCTTGAAGTGGCGACTGAATTCCTGGCCGTGCATCCAGTTGATCATGTAGCCGCCGTAGCTGGCCCCGGCGGCGACGACGTTGCCACCGTCCATCCAGTCGTACTTCGCGAGGGCGGCGGCCAGACCCTTCTCGAGATCCTCGAGGGGCCGGTCGCCCCAGTGGCCGCTGATGGCGTCGGTGAACGGCTGGCCGTAGCCCGTCGAACCGTGGAAGTCGACGGCCACGGTGGTGAAGCCGGCGCCCACGTAGGCCTGGGGATTCCAGCGGTAGTGGAAGTCGTTGCCGAAGCTGCCCTGGGGGCCGCCGTGGACCAGGAAGGCCACGGGCCACTTCTGCCCGGCGGCGGCCTTCGCGGCGGTCCAGTCGTAGGGCTTCACCACGTAGGCGTACACCGTCTCGTTGTTCCAGCCGGTGAAGGTGAACTGCTCGGGCTCGCCCATGAGCGTGCGCGCCAGCTTCTCGCCGTTGAAGTCGGTGATCTGCTGCAGGCCCTTGCCGTCGGGCTTGATGGTGTAGAGCTCGGTGGGCGACTGCAGGTTCTGGTGGGCGAAGAGCAGGCGGCCGGCGAGCAGGCTGATGTTCGAGTTGCGGCCCATCTTCTGCACGAGGGCGGCCTTGCCCGAGGCGACATCGATCCTGAAGAGCGAGCGTTGGCCCAGGTAGCCGGCGTGGGCGTAGATGGTCTTGCCGTTGCCGCTGAACTTCAGGCCGTGGGGGCTGAGCTTCAGGCCCTCGAAGGTGAAGTCGATGCGGCGGCTGGCGCCGGTGGCCCAGTCCATGAGCTCGATGTGGTAGCGATCGGCCTCGAAGCCGGGCCGGTCCATGGCCAGGTAGCACAGGGTCCTGCCGTCGGGGGTGAAGAGCGGCTCGGTGTCCCAGGCCTGGTTGGCCTCGGTCAGGCAGCGGATGGTGCCGCTGCCGTCGACGGGCACGGCGTACAGGTCGTAGTCGGTGCTCCAGGCGGGCTCGCTGCCGGGCAGGATCTTGGCGGTGAAGACCACCTCGCCGGCGTCCGGCGAGACGGCCACTTCCTCCATGCCGCCCCAGGGGCGGGTGGGCACGTCGGCGTCGAGGTCCTTCATCAGGTCGACGGGCTCGCCGCCGGCCATGGCGTCCTCGCCCTTCAGGTAGAAGAGGTGCGAGCGCTTGCCGTCCTCCCAGGTGTCCCAGTGGCGGAACATGAGCTCGTCGTAGGTCCGGCCGGTGTGCTTCGCGGCCGCCTTCTCCTCGTCGCGGGCGACGGTCTCGGCGACGGTCATGCCGGGGTAGACCTCCAGCGAGAACAGGAAGCCCTGCAGCGCCGGCACGACCTCGAGGTTCGCCACGTCGAGGGCCAGGTCGGTGATCTGGCGCGCCTCGCCGCCCATGGGGTCGATGTTCCAGACCTGCGAAGAGCCGCCGCGGGTCGAGAGGAAGAACAGGGTGCCGTTCTGGCACCAGCGCGGGTTGAAATCGCCGGCCGGATCGGCCGTCAGGCGCTTGGTGGTGGCGCCGTCGACGCTGGTCAGCCAGATGTCGCTGCGCGAGCGGTTGGCCTCGACGTCGGGGGTGCTCACGGTGTAGGCGACCCACTTGCCGTCGGGCGAGACCTGGGGGTCGCCGAGGCGGTCCATGGCCAGCATGTCGTGGACGCTGAAGGGATGGGGGTCGTCGGCGAGGGCGGCGGTGGCGGCGAGGGCCACGACGGCGAGCAGCAGCAGACGCTTCAACAAGGTCGAACCTCCGGGGATGGCCGGGATGTGGGGGATGCGGCGTGGGAATCGGCGCCAATATAGCAGCCGGGCGGCGTTTTTGCGAGTGCGGGGGAGGCGGCCCGCTCCGGCGCCGGCCGCCGCGAGAGAGGGTCGCTCAGCTCCCGCGCGCGCCGCGTCGCCGCCGCGACCGCCGCCGCAGCCACAGCACCACCAGCCAGGCCCCCGACACGGCGAGCAGCCACGCCACCACCGCCGCGCCCACGAGCAGGGGGTGGTTGAAGTCGTCGCGGCCGCCGTAGTCCATGATGTGGAGCATCCAGAACACGTCGTACACCCGCCAGACGGTGTTGCGCCGGGCCACGACCTGACCCGTGTGCGGCGAGACGTACACCGTCGTGTGCCGGGAGTCGTCGAAGTCGACCCGCCACAGGGGCAGCTCGCGGCCCCGGATCTCGATGAGCGGCTCGGTCTGCTCGCGCACCCCGGCGACGGCGCCCGGTCCGGCGTAGTCCCGCCGGGCGACCTCGCGGGCCATCTCGGCCGCCAGGGGCGACAGCCGCGTGCCGGCGACGGCGTCGGCCAGGACCGGGCCGCCGGCGGACTCCAGGATGTAGACCGGCCGGTCGAGCCAGGTGGTCAGGCGGGCGCCCGTCAGGCCGTCGAGTCCGAGTTCGCGGGCCAGGGCGTCGGGGGCCTGCAGGGCGGGGGCGCCGTCCGGCAGTCCGGCGGGGTCCGGGGCGGCCACCCAGTCCTCGCCGCGCACCTTCTCCAGGGGCAGGGCGCTCATGACGAAGCCGCCGGTGATCCACAAGACGACCTGCAGGCCCACCAGCAGGCCGAGACCCTGGTGTGAAGAAAGCATGAGGCGCGAGATTTTCATGGACACGGTTCCCCGGGGTGAGCAGGTTGGAGGGCGCGCGGCCGGGCGGCCGGAATCCGGAGTCAATCATTCCTGAACGGGGAAGTCAATGCGGGGCAACGTCCGGAACGGTGTGCGGCGCCGGCGGATCGGCGCGGCGGCGGTGGTCGCCGGGCTGCTGCTGGGCGCGGGAGCCGGGGCCGTTCGCAGCCAGGAACAGGCCGGGCCCGCGGCCCGCGAGGGCACCGTCGCGGCGGCCATCGACTCGGCGCGCGCCTCGGGCAGCACCGTCTACCTGCCGGTCCTGGGTTCGACCCCGGACACGGGCTTCATGTTCGGCGCGGTGGCCCTGCGCTTCTTCTATCCCGACCACGACGCGCCCGACCCGCGCCCCTCGGTCTTCAGCCCGACCTTCGTCTACACGGCCAGGAGCCAGATGCTGATCTACCTGGGCGTGGACCTGGTCTGGGACGCCAACCGCAACGAGTTGGAGTTCGTGCCGTCGTACATCGACTTCCCGGACAGCTACTTCGGCATCGGCCGCGACGCCGATCCCGACGCCGACGAGGTCACCTACGACGGCCGCTCCGTGGCCGCCGACCTGCGCTTCGCCCGCGCGGTGCGGGGCGACTGGCGTCTGGGCCTGGACGGGCGGGCGGTGCGGCAGGAAACGGGCAACTTCTCGCCCGCGGGGGCGTCGTCCCTCGGTGGGCTCGCCGGCACCGGCACCTCGACCCTGGTCAAGCTGGGCCCGTCGCTGGCCCTGGACAGCCGCGACAACACGTGGTCGCCGCGGCGCGGCCTGTGGCTGCACGGCGTGTGGCGCTTCGCGGGCAAGGCTCTCGGCAGCGACTACGCCCTGGACGAAGTGGTGGTCGACCTGCGCGGGTACCGGTCCCTCGGGCCGGATCTCATCCTCGCCGGCCAGACCCTGCTGACGCGCCAGACCGGGGCGGTGCCTTTCTGGGCTCTGCCCCGCCTGGGCGGCGACGAGGGCCTGCGCGGCTACCGCGGCGCCCTGTACCGCGACCGCACGTGCGCCCTGGCGCGGGCCGAACTGCGCCGCGACGCCCTGTGGGGACGACTCGGCGGCGTGGTGTTCGCGGGCGTGGGCGACGTGGCGCCCGATCCGTCGGCGCTGACCCTGGCCGGCCGCCTGTGGACGGTGGGCGGCGGCCTCCGCTTCATGATCGACACCCGCGAGCGGGTGAACATCCGGGCCGACGTCGGCTTCGGCAACGGCGACGCCGGCTTCTTCCTTTCCCTCGGTGAGGCCTTCTAGATGAGCGAGAGACTCGAACACGCCAAGTTCTCCACCGGCGAGGAGATCGCCCACGCCGTCACCCACGGCCTGGGCGTGCTGGGCAGCATCGCCGGCCTGGTGCTGCTGATCGTGCGGGCGGCGCCGGCCCACGACGCGCGGCTGATGGTGGCGGTGACGGTCTTCGGCGCCGCCATGGTCATCCTCTACACCGCCTCGACCATGTACCACGCCCTGACGGCCCAGCGGGCGAAGTTCGTCTTCGAGCTGCTCGACCACGCCGCCATCTACCTGCTCATCGGCGGCACGTACACGCCCTTCCTGCTCGTGAGCCTGGGGGGCGGTTGGGGGTGGTCCCTGTTCGGCGTCGTCTGGGGACTGGCCGTGATGGGCATCATCTACGAGGTGGTGTTCCGGCGCCCGTGGCGCTGGGTCTCGCTGGGCTTCTACCTCGTCCTGGGCTGGCTGGCGGTGATCGCGACGCAGCCCTTCAGCCGGGCGCTGCCGCGGGAGGGGCTCTACCTGCTGGGCGCGGGCGGCCTGGCCTACACCCTCGGCGCGGTGTTCTACGCCTGGCGGGCGTTCCCCTACCACCACGCGGTGTGGCACGTGTTCGTGCTGGCCGGGACGGCGTTCCATTTCTTCTGCGTGCTGCGCTTCGTGATCCCTGCCTGACGACCGCGGATTCCGCCTTGCGTTTTCCGGCGGCGGAACTAATTTAGATAAAAAGGTCCAATTAGTTCCGACAGGCCCGAGGGCCGAGCCAGGTGAGGGCGCCATGTCCCCCGTCGCGATCACCCCCGAGATGACCCTCTACGACATCACCGAGAGTTTTCCCGCGACCATCGACGTCTTCGTGGCCAACGGCTTCGCCCACGTGGGCGACCCGCAGAAGCGTGCGCAGCAGGGCCGCCTGGTCACCCTGGCCCAGGCCGTGCAGATGAAGGGCAAGGACCTCGACGCCTTCACGCGCCTGCTCGAGGCCGCGGCGGCCCCGGCGGCGGAGGATGTCACGCTGACGGGCGCCACCGCCGACGAGGACGCCATCTTCCCGAGCACGGGCGACATCCGGGTGGCCGGCCTGCTGCCCTGCCCGGTGCGCATCCCGCTGCTCGAGTCCTTCGCGAAGGTGCAGGCCGACGTCGAGGCCGAGTCCGGCCTGACGGTGGGGGTGAAGCTGGCCGCCGCCTCGGTCGGCGCCGACGTGCTGGAGAAGGGGCTGCGGTCGCTCAACGACGAGGACGACCTGCCCGACATCTTCCTGAGCGCCGGTTTCGAGGCGTTCTTCGACCGCCGCAACATGGCGCGCTTCAAGGACGCCGGCGTGTTCATCGACTGCAGCTGGGACACCCACAACCCCCTGGTGGCCGGGTACGGCCTGAAGGACCCGGACGGCCACTACGCCCTGCTCGGCGTGGTGCCCGCCGTCTTCCTGGTCGACAGGACGCAGCTCGGGGAGGGGGAGGAGGTCCCGCGCACCTGGGCCGAGATCCTGGGCGAACGCTTCCGCGGGAAGATCAGCATG
Encoded proteins:
- a CDS encoding type II secretion system protein GspG, with translation MMVRERQRNRLGNREGFTLLEIVIAVAIVAVMAGALAPLVFRQLEKAREDATRAELDAIRAALLDFYTDTGRLPTEGEGLAALVADPGVAGWEGPYLGDGTPDQATAVAEDAWHASYLYDLAPHTNPAGAADAVVASGGTSLSVDSGAVGGTWNFTAATDDIVVAVVTAAVDRERRQACEGELAVLGEGARRHFGDVAAFPAAVADLADGYVDPGLGNDAFIDPWRNAYAAATDWSGAHPPTWVVRSAGPNRVDEAGGGDDIVLTVGSDVPGRDTTDYRLRIAQTVLNGAPALALSGTWAGGDRAALGMAPVFDRDGWGRPFQVNVASRSVYSSGPDGNVATTTDNVPVGIGP
- a CDS encoding prepilin-type N-terminal cleavage/methylation domain-containing protein, with the translated sequence MNRKLLNRQGFTLIEIVIAVAIVAIFAAALSPMVFRHLEDAKLAKAENEAEVIAAAVLSYYKDTGTWPYTNVNGPSGNGVARVTSSTSVATGTGAGHGQNAGRWGTYGTTKPLGDYLYYNNPDDDSSLTGNGADQNNQDWPTTGQQSWRGPYIDRYDFNDPWGNAYVINVRYAPGGGYNGTLRHKVLVLSPGPNGTWETAFADGTVEEILGDDIGSVVTIR
- a CDS encoding SDR family NAD(P)-dependent oxidoreductase, translating into MLKSRIVMITGASAGIGEACAHAFAREGARLILAARRRERLEGLAATLATAHGTETHLLELDVREREQVDAAVAGLPAAWAEIDVLVNNAGLSRGLDKVQEGKFLDWEEMIDTNVKGLLWVSRAVMPGMVARDRGHVINIGSVAGRQVYPGGNVYCATKHAVRALTQGMRIDLLGTLVKASSVDPGLVETEFSEVRFRGDTARAGQTYRNFPPLTAVDIAEAVLFCATRPPHVNIQDMLIMPQDQAAVYASHPRGID
- a CDS encoding SRPBCC family protein, whose protein sequence is MKPVLRLILIGVVLATLVVVAVGFLLPREYTVERRVTINAAPERIHALVGDLDAWPDWTPWAKSDPTMAITYGELRSGVGAHQSWSGDSGGGELTFTRSEPEWGIAYDMAFDGGKYPSRSTIVYNRAGSATEVVWTMVGDNGANPFNRYFGLMMDPMVGPMFEDGLNRLKLVAEKQDDAREPEPAPDAGAAN
- a CDS encoding S9 family peptidase, coding for MLAMDRLGDPQVSPDGKWVAYTVSTPDVEANRSRSDIWLTSVDGATTKRLTADPAGDFNPRWCQNGTLFFLSTRGGSSQVWNIDPMGGEARQITDLALDVANLEVVPALQGFLFSLEVYPGMTVAETVARDEEKAAAKHTGRTYDELMFRHWDTWEDGKRSHLFYLKGEDAMAGGEPVDLMKDLDADVPTRPWGGMEEVAVSPDAGEVVFTAKILPGSEPAWSTDYDLYAVPVDGSGTIRCLTEANQAWDTEPLFTPDGRTLCYLAMDRPGFEADRYHIELMDWATGASRRIDFTFEGLKLSPHGLKFSGNGKTIYAHAGYLGQRSLFRIDVASGKAALVQKMGRNSNISLLAGRLLFAHQNLQSPTELYTIKPDGKGLQQITDFNGEKLARTLMGEPEQFTFTGWNNETVYAYVVKPYDWTAAKAAAGQKWPVAFLVHGGPQGSFGNDFHYRWNPQAYVGAGFTTVAVDFHGSTGYGQPFTDAISGHWGDRPLEDLEKGLAAALAKYDWMDGGNVVAAGASYGGYMINWMHGQEFSRHFKAFVNHDGNLDEQMAYFDTEELWFPEWEHGGTPWSEGNGYGKHNPIDYVQNWHVPTLVVHGALDYRVVDTQGLSTFTALRRQGIPARLLYFPDENHWVLKPRNSIQWHEEVMAWLTRWLD
- a CDS encoding PepSY domain-containing protein; this encodes MKISRLMLSSHQGLGLLVGLQVVLWITGGFVMSALPLEKVRGEDWVAAPDPAGLPDGAPALQAPDALARELGLDGLTGARLTTWLDRPVYILESAGGPVLADAVAGTRLSPLAAEMAREVARRDYAGPGAVAGVREQTEPLIEIRGRELPLWRVDFDDSRHTTVYVSPHTGQVVARRNTVWRVYDVFWMLHIMDYGGRDDFNHPLLVGAAVVAWLLAVSGAWLVVLWLRRRSRRRRGARGS
- a CDS encoding BamA/TamA family outer membrane protein produces the protein MRGNVRNGVRRRRIGAAAVVAGLLLGAGAGAVRSQEQAGPAAREGTVAAAIDSARASGSTVYLPVLGSTPDTGFMFGAVALRFFYPDHDAPDPRPSVFSPTFVYTARSQMLIYLGVDLVWDANRNELEFVPSYIDFPDSYFGIGRDADPDADEVTYDGRSVAADLRFARAVRGDWRLGLDGRAVRQETGNFSPAGASSLGGLAGTGTSTLVKLGPSLALDSRDNTWSPRRGLWLHGVWRFAGKALGSDYALDEVVVDLRGYRSLGPDLILAGQTLLTRQTGAVPFWALPRLGGDEGLRGYRGALYRDRTCALARAELRRDALWGRLGGVVFAGVGDVAPDPSALTLAGRLWTVGGGLRFMIDTRERVNIRADVGFGNGDAGFFLSLGEAF
- a CDS encoding hemolysin III family protein; this translates as MSERLEHAKFSTGEEIAHAVTHGLGVLGSIAGLVLLIVRAAPAHDARLMVAVTVFGAAMVILYTASTMYHALTAQRAKFVFELLDHAAIYLLIGGTYTPFLLVSLGGGWGWSLFGVVWGLAVMGIIYEVVFRRPWRWVSLGFYLVLGWLAVIATQPFSRALPREGLYLLGAGGLAYTLGAVFYAWRAFPYHHAVWHVFVLAGTAFHFFCVLRFVIPA